DNA sequence from the Salifodinibacter halophilus genome:
CTGGCCGGTCAATTTCACGCCCCAGACCTTCGGCATCTTGGTGTAAAACGGCTGACCGGCCATGGCCAGCGCGACTTCAAGACCACCAGCACCAATGGCCAACATACCCATCGAGCCACCGGCCGGTGTGTGGCTATCGGACCCCAGCAGGGTTTTACCGGGGCGGCCGAAACGCTCCATATGAACAGCGTGGCTGATGCCATTACCCGGCTGCGAAAAGTACGCCCCAAAGCGCTCGCAAGCCGACTGCAAAAATAGATGATCGTCAGGGTTCTTATTATCTTCCTGGATCAGGTTGTGGTCGACGTACTGACAGGAAAGCTCCGTCTTGACGCGGTCGAGCTTCATGGCCTCGAGCTCCAGCATGACCAGCGTACCGGTTGCGTCCTGAGTCAGCGTTTGGTCCATGCCGAGGGCGATCTCGGCACCAGGGGTCATGTCACCGCTTTTCAGGTGTGACTCGATCAATTTATGGGCGACGGTCTGGGCCATTTGTCTACTCCACTGGGGCACAGATGATGCGCATAGCTTAGGACATCGAGCGCGTTGTCGCCAACACAAAGGGAGTCGGCCGTGTAAATCGCGGCATTGTCACCGGCCCGATTTGGCACAAATCCACCTCCGAGGCGCGACGTATCGAAAGCGCTGGTGTATCATGCATACGTCGTTTCAGCCGATGCCGCTGTCGAAGCACATCGGTTGACGGCAGCGCATAGAAACAACTAATCACGCTATGAATGATGCTGCTCAGCAAAGCGTAACTGTCTGGCCGCTAATCCTATTCGCGGCTGGCGCACTCGGTTTGGTCATGCTCATGATCGGCCTGTCGTCGATACTCGGCGGCCGACACAATGAGAAACTAGGCAACGAGCCGTTCGAGTCCGGCATCCGGCCGACCGGTAGCGCCCACCAACGATTCTCGGTCCAGTTCTATCTGGTTGCGATCATCTTCGTGCTATTCGACCTCGAAGTGGTTTTCGTTTTTTCCTACGCCATCGCCGCCCCGGCGCTTGGTTGGGCAGGTTACGGCGCGTTTATCTTCTTCCTGGCAATAGTTACTCTGGGGCTTGCCTATGAATGGCGCATCGGCGCGCTGAACTGGGCGCCGAAAGCACCCCGGCAGTATCGCCTGGCAGCAATCGAAGCCAACCGCGCCCGAAATCTGGCCGGCGATACGACCAACCACGCTGGCGACGACACCCGACAATCGGAACAATCATGAGTTTTTCGCTTACCAGTGTCGACGAGAACCCCAAACCCGGTAGCGGCGGCCAAAATGTGAACGGCGACAGCAAGCTCGAAGAGGCGCTGTCGCGCAACATCGTCACCGCCAAACTGAGCGACATGATCGCTTGGGGCCGTAAGAACTCGATCTGGCCGTTCAATTTCGGCCTGTCCTGCTGTTACGTAGAAATGGCCACGGCCCTGACTGCGCCGCATGACATGGCGCGCTTCGGTTCGGAAGTAATTCGCGCAACGCCGCGCCAAGCGGATGTCATGATCATCGCCGGCACCTGTTTTCTGAAAATGG
Encoded proteins:
- the ndhC gene encoding NAD(P)H-quinone oxidoreductase subunit 3, which produces MNDAAQQSVTVWPLILFAAGALGLVMLMIGLSSILGGRHNEKLGNEPFESGIRPTGSAHQRFSVQFYLVAIIFVLFDLEVVFVFSYAIAAPALGWAGYGAFIFFLAIVTLGLAYEWRIGALNWAPKAPRQYRLAAIEANRARNLAGDTTNHAGDDTRQSEQS